The genomic DNA GGCGACACTGCCACGTTCAGACACCGGCAGACGCGTTCCCATATAGAAGATGAGACCTGGCCGCGATGGGGCCGTTGCATCACATATTTGCCACGCGACCAGATCACGGAATCAGACTTCGTGGTGGTCGACGAAGACCGAGAGAGCCCGGCTGGCCCGGTCGATCTTCCGGTACACGGGCACGCCCCCCCGTTCGAGCATGAGCACGGCCGGATCGTACAGGCGCCCCGAGTCGATCGCCGCGACGATCGGTTTGTCGGTCTCGCGGAAGACCCGTACGACCTCCGCGGGCAGGGACTGCATCCCGAAGACGTTCTCCGGATGCGCGCCCTCGGGGTCGGGAGCCAGGATGTCGAGCGTGGGGGCCGCCGGAATCGCCGATACCACGATCACGTCGACCTCCTCGGCGGCGGCCATGACCTCGACGGCCTTCACGAAGTGCTCGGTGTCGGTCATCGGTGTGCAGTCGATCGGGTTGCCGCAGTGGGCGATCACCGGCAACACCTCTTCGAGTGCACGGCGTGTGCTCTCGGAGAACGTCGCCATCTCGAGTCCGTAGAGGTGATCGCTCACGGCGCCGGCCTCGAAGCCCGCGTTCGTGATCACGCCCAGACGGCGGCCGCGGGGCGTCCGCGCACGGAGCATGGTGAGGATCTTCGTCACGTCCTCGAACATGTTCAGCGTCTCGCACACCACTGCGCCGGCTTCCATCAACAGGCTCCGGGCCACGGCGTAGTCGCCCGCGATCGACGCCGTGTGGCTCGCCGCGGCCTCGGCTCCCGCCTCGGTCTTGCCGGCCTTGTACACGACGACCGACCGACCCTCGTTCCGTGCGCGCCGCACCAACGACAGGAATCGTTCTCCTTCGCCCGGCTGGAAGCCCTCGACGTAGAACACGAAGACCTGGGGCTCGGTCTCGTGTTCGAGGTAGTACTCGAAGAAGTCGCTCGCGGTGAGGTCCATTTCGTTGCCGTAGGAGATCGAGACCCGGGGGAACACGATCCCGTCGAGGTTGCTGGTGAAGCTCACCAGATAGGCGCCGGACTGGCTCACCACGACCAGGTCGTCGCCGGGCGCGTCGTGGAAGGGAAGTTTGTAGGTGGGCAGGAAGAAGGTGTTGTACTCGTGCTTGCTCACGATTCCCAGGCAGTTCCCGCCCACGAGGACCGGCCCGCGGTCCTCGTGCTGTCGCGCGGCAGCGAGTGTCTTCTGCACCTCGACGGCACGACCGCCCTCTCCGGTCTCGGCGAAGCCCCCGGGGATCAGGATGATCGAATGGGCCTTGCCCGTGTCGCAGATCTCCTGGATCGACTGCGGGGCGCGATCGGCGGGAATCGCGATGACGGCCAGATCGACGGTTTCGGGCAGTGCTTCGGTGCTCGAGACACAGGGGACGCCGTCGATCCGGTCGGCTTTCGGGTGGACCGCCCACAGACGGCCGTAGTCGAGTCCGACGGCCTGCTTGAGATTGCGCAGGATGATGCGGCCTGCGTTCATGGCCGAGGCCGATGCTCCGTACACGGCCGCGCTCCGCGGGTGCAGGAGCTGCCCGACCTTTTCGATCGGACGGGCAGGGCGCGCGGCCGTCGCCGGACCCGCCAGACGGATCAGGGCGTCGAGGGCCACGGGTCGGCCGTCGACGGCGACCACCGGATTCAGCTCGATCTCCTCGAACACCGCGTGTCCGTCGTCGTCGGTGCGTTCGATCAGTTCGACGAGTGCCGACAGGGCGCGGGCCAGGGCCTCGCGGCCGAAGGGCGGCTGGTCGAAGAGCCGCGAAGGCTTCAGTGCCTGCGCGCCGAAGTGGGTCGATGCCAGGACCTCGACTCCCCGCTCGGCGTCGAACTCGCCCTTGCCGAGTCCGGCCCCGAGGATCGTGTGCGCATGACCCTCGCTGAGTTCGCCGTACCACTCGGTGAGAACACCACCCGGCCCGACCGCGACCATCGGTCCGAAGGCCGCGTCGACCCGGGCGCTCAGCAGCAGCTCCGTTCCTGGGACGTCGGTCGTGAAGTCGATCTTCTCGGTGATCATCACGCCGCGCAGGTCGG from Candidatus Krumholzibacteriia bacterium includes the following:
- a CDS encoding CoA-binding protein, coding for DLRGVMITEKIDFTTDVPGTELLLSARVDAAFGPMVAVGPGGVLTEWYGELSEGHAHTILGAGLGKGEFDAERGVEVLASTHFGAQALKPSRLFDQPPFGREALARALSALVELIERTDDDGHAVFEEIELNPVVAVDGRPVALDALIRLAGPATAARPARPIEKVGQLLHPRSAAVYGASASAMNAGRIILRNLKQAVGLDYGRLWAVHPKADRIDGVPCVSSTEALPETVDLAVIAIPADRAPQSIQEICDTGKAHSIILIPGGFAETGEGGRAVEVQKTLAAARQHEDRGPVLVGGNCLGIVSKHEYNTFFLPTYKLPFHDAPGDDLVVVSQSGAYLVSFTSNLDGIVFPRVSISYGNEMDLTASDFFEYYLEHETEPQVFVFYVEGFQPGEGERFLSLVRRARNEGRSVVVYKAGKTEAGAEAAASHTASIAGDYAVARSLLMEAGAVVCETLNMFEDVTKILTMLRARTPRGRRLGVITNAGFEAGAVSDHLYGLEMATFSESTRRALEEVLPVIAHCGNPIDCTPMTDTEHFVKAVEVMAAAEEVDVIVVSAIPAAPTLDILAPDPEGAHPENVFGMQSLPAEVVRVFRETDKPIVAAIDSGRLYDPAVLMLERGGVPVYRKIDRASRALSVFVDHHEV